TGTGGGTGTGGTCGTGTTCTTTGTCTGAGTGCCGCGCTATAAAGAAGTCATAGGCTGGTACTTCTGTCTCAATAAATTCATTAACTAGCTGGTTTAGTTTGGTATCTGATATTCTTTTATCTGGCTGTTTGACTTGGGATTCATCACCTTGAAGCCGCGACAACACAATGACATTCGCAAAGTGCCGTTGGGATAGATTAGCTAATTCGTCATCATTTAACGTTCTATCTTTTTTTGGTACACTAAGCATTAAGTGATAGCACGGGTCTTTTAGTTTGGGGTTAAGGTGGGCTGATAGGGTAAACTGCTCGACCAGTTCATTGGTACTTTTACCATACATATTCCCGCCAATAATTTTAGCTTTCTCTTTCTCTAAGACGTATTTGGTAGTGCCACGAAATGATTTGTTAGCTTTAACTTTGGTAATCATTGCGCTGCACCTCTACCGTAGATTGAGTGAGTGATTGGCGAGTCTGTTCTAAAAGTGCTGTCAATTCTTCAAGAGTTTTCAGATATGATTTCACCTCAGTAGTCAACGGTTGACTACCAATTTTTACAGCTTCATTAATAGCCCTAGCCTGCTGATTTAGGTTATTACCAATCTTCTTTAACTCGTAGATAGCCTGTCGGTTAAGTTCGGGAATGACTAATTTAGGATGTGGTAGAGGGTAGTCAAATAATCTCGCTCTAATATAGTCGCTTTGCACGACTCCACTGCACCGTTGCTCTAGCCTAGCTTTCTCGGCATAGCTAGCCCTAAACGTGATGGTTACTTCTCGCTTTTCATCTGGTGCTACTGACCGATTGGTTAATGTGTCAGCTAGTTGATTACTGAGATTGGTACGAGGGTCTGGCTGCATAACTAATTAAGCGTTTAGCTCTTTAAATATTTATTTTTTACCGGGTTATTCGCTGTAGCTGCTACGGCGCTTTGCGCCGAGCAGGTAGGCGAATAACCCGGAACCTCTTGTTGACTCATTTCCCCCTTTAATAGACCTGTAAAAAGGGGGTTTGGGGGATACCCCCAACAAGCAACCACGCCGCTTTACCCGGAGGGTAAAGTAGCACGTAGTGCGTTACGGCGTATTGCTTGCCTATGCCCCCACGACAGGACTGGGGTAACGAGAGCCAAGGGGCACAACGGGAGTCTGGGGGAGTACGAGACTTTGGCTCACCACGATTGACTCTGTGCAGTAACCTCGGTGTAACCGAGGGCATGGTCTATTGGGCAATGCTGGCCATACTAGTGATACGAAGGATGTTGATTCATGGGTAACTGCTTTTTTAGACTAGTCTACCTCACGAAGATACAAACCTTTTTCTGTTGATATTCGTCACATCACGACAAGAAACTTAAACTTTTTTTGACCACGAATTTTTTACAATGGAATAATTTATTACTAGTGCTGAATATGTCGCGCAAACCGAAAGCTGTTCCTTTATCAAAAATAGAAGATATTCAAACCAGTCTCAAACAGAAAGCCGCGACACCTAAAACTATCAGCTTGTCAGATTTAGTTCTCAGTTTGGCTAAACCTATTCAAGATATGTTAGATGCTGGCTACTCTTATGACGATGTTTCTGATGTGTTTAAAGGTCATGGGGTAGAACTGGCGGCCAGTGGTCTGAAGAGTTTTCATAAAAAGGCAACAACAATAACGGAGAATAGTTCGAGTAATGAATCATCAGATAAAGCGGTTGATGAATCAGTTAATTCTGACTCCGAGCCAGAATCAACTGATTCATCAACCACAACTAATAATGATGTTCCAGCAGTAGAACCGGATAGTTCACCAATTGATAGTAGTGAACCATCTGGCTCATCATCAACTAAAACTAGTAAACGAAAGAAAACAAATCCTAATACTTCTTCCCAATTTAATATCACTGATAGGAGCGAAATATGAAACGTATCGTGATGATACTGGGGGGCAAGGGTGGTACAGGTAAGACTGCCTTTACTCGCTTGCTACTGGATGTAATGCACTCGAAGGGCATTAATTATCTAGCTTATGATGCAGATACAGAGAATCCAGAACTGTACGAATACTATCAAAACTTTGGCTCAGGGGTAAGGCTGCTGAACTTCTTGGAGGTGGCTGAGGCGAAACGCTTCTTTACGGAAATTAAAGCGGAATCACCCGACTCAATAATAGTAGATATGCCGGGGGCATCAAGCAATAAAACCAGGGAAATTATCAGTAAGTTTGGGCTATTCAAGATTGCAGGTGATTTGGGTTATCGGGTAACGCTGGTGACTGTGCTTAACCTTGGTTACTCGGTGATCACTAGCTTAAAAACTATGGCTGAATTCTGTGGCGATAAAGCTGATTATGTGGTGGTAAAGAATCTCTGTTGGGATAAAGGTTCAGGTTTTCAGCGCTGGGAGAATAGTAAAACATCGGCAGCGATAGCCGAACTTAAGGGTATTGAAATAGAAATGCCAGAGCTAGACTACTCAACCTTTGACACGTTGACAGAGAAAGGTTTACCTTACTCGGCTGCTACTGAAGAGAACGGTTTTCCTTTTGGGGATTACCTATTGGTCAGTGGATTTTTAGATCAAGCTAAACCAGAACTTGAAAAAGCTGGGGCTTATCTGGGGTTACAACAACCTCTTGTTCTGGTTCCTGCTGAGTCGAACACTACAACTTCAAAACAAGCAAAAGCCACTGCGTCTACTTCTCGTCGGGGTCAAAAGAAAACTAATGAGCAACAACAATAATGGCAACGGTTCTCACAGCAATCCTCACTCTGAAACTACCGATTTATTAGAGAGCAGTGAACAGGGTGAGATCAAGATAGCACTGGGCAGATTATATAGAGAGTTTGAAAATTTTAAGCAATCACAAAAAACTGAACGCGAACGCGATAGGGCGGAGTTACAAGCATGGGCGCAAACGAATCTAATTCAGAATCAACTCCTCAGCAAAGCGATGGTGACAATCGAGATGCTGACGACCGAATTGAAGAATCAGAATCTCTCCTCGAACGAGTACGAGCAGAGCAACGAGAATTTGAGGCAAGAATTAACTCCCTTACTGACGCAGTTAAAGAATATGCCCAAGTCCTCAGCGACATTAGAGAGCTTAGAATTCAAAGGGCTGAAAAGCGAAGTATTGCAGTTGAAGCAGAACTGGGACTCACTGTTGATTCACACGAAGAACTTGACTACGGTTATTCAGGAGTTGAAGAACAGCCCTCCCCCCGAACCCATCACCATAGAGAAAGAGGTTTATCGCGCTGAACCCATAGGTAAATATGGGACGATGGGGTTGTTTTCTGCATTATTTAGTTTGTTGATTTTCTTTATATTCAATCAATTTGTTCCGGTAAAAACCTCGGATGATTTCAATAACTATCTACAAGCTATCTGGCAGCGTACTGGTTTTACTAACACCAAGTTACAGCGCGTTGAACGATATTTAGGTAGTGACCCCAATCAAAAACGAGGTAGAAGGTAATCAAGTAGCTAATGCTAATTAATTGACTGATATAAAGCAGTATTGGTTAGGGATAGTCCAGCTATACCTAACCAATACTGCTCATAAGCGGGGAGTTAAACCAAATTATCTTAACTGATAACTGTTAAAAAGCGGTAAACCCTAACTTCTCACTACCGTTCAATTGCTTGGATTCTATAAGTTGTGCAATCGCACACCTTAAATAGCGAACGCCCTTTTTCTCTTCGCCCCACTTTCGGCTATTTCTAATCGCAGCAAAACTGACTGGTGTTGTCACGGCTGAAGTAACAATGTTTAAAATCTGCGACAAATCCGCTTCAGAAATACTCACGAATTCTAGCTCTGCAATTTCAGCCTCTTGGGTAGGCTTTGAGAAAATGGATTCAAGCTGATTAACTGCGTCATCTGGTGCAATTTTCTCCCCTCTGGGCATAACTGCTGGCTGGTGATGCTGCACCAGTTCCGGGAAGAATTTGAGTAATGTTCTAGCTGGATCTGGTTGACCATTTCCAGGGTGTAACTCTATCTTTAGCCAGTCTGGAATCATGCCGAGATTGCCACCGTTAACAGGTTCGGCAAAGTTATTAGGGTTGGCTTTGAAATATTCACCACTAGCAACATTAATCTTTCGCAATCCGCCAGCGCTGACAGACTGAGCTACACAGCCAATGAAATTAACCGATAGCTTAAAGGTGTCTGCCAGTCCTGCTGTGGCCTTGCCAACCACAGAAGTTAAGTTAGAGCCATGCAACACAATGATTAATGTACCGCCACATTTTGCGAAGCGAGAAAGTAAATATTGGATAGCCCAAGTGCGATCGCTCTCATCAAGTAGTGTGCTTTTACCCCTTGGATGACCAAATTGTGAATCATACCCTGACCAAAAATTAACGACATTTCAAGGGTTATAGCCTAAACAGAACATAAAACTTTGCATAAGATTGTGTCCGCGTGTCCTGATTGTGAATCATAATAAAGCCTAGAGTTGTCACAACTAAAAACCGAAAACTTCTCCCGAATAATTCTCTAAAAATGACTAATAGGTACAACTTAGATGACAAAATATGGTTCAAAGTGACTAAGATATGATTCAATTCGCGTCTTCTTGGTGTTTTGAGAAGACTGTTATGAAGTTTGTGAATTCCCTGTATCACATAGGTCACGCCAAGGAGGTGAGGCTCAAATGAACGAATTCGAGTTTGAAGATTGGTGTAGGCAACAGCAACTAGCAACCCACACCATTGATTTGATTGCACTCCTCAGGAAATCCCCACCCTCACGTCGGGTACAAGGACGAACCAAGAACGTTTGTGGCGTGTATCCTAGTTCTAAAATGGGGGTCACAATTCAATTCGAGAGCCATACAGTGGAATTATGGGCGATTTACCTGATGGAACACGACCCCAAAGTTTTAGAGTTCTACGACCAGCCACCACCATTCAAAATCCAGTACAAAAATCAAGCAGGGCGTAATATCGGTCACTATCATACCCCTGACTTTTTTGTATTACGTCATGATGGTGCGTGCTGGGAGGAGTGGAAAACAGTTAAGGAAGTAGAGAAATTAGCACAAAAATATCCTGGGCGTTATCAAAAAACAGCATCCGGTCATTGGCGTTGCCCACCAGGAGAAGCCCACGCATCACAATTTGGTCTAAAATACTGCGTTCGTACTGATGCCGAATTGAATCCCGTTTTTACCCAGAACTTAATGTTTTTGTCGGATTACCTAGGATTTAAATCAAATTTGACAACAAATGTACACTCGATAGTTCTGGCTTACCTGGAAGCAAATCCAGGAATAACGATTGCGGCATTGCTACAAGAATTAAATGATGTATGTGCCAATGACATATACATCATGATTGCAACTGAGCTTCTGTACGTGGATTTGTTTGCTGTCCCCTTAGTTGAACATTGGCGGACACGATTATGGGTAAGTCAACAAACTCATGACGCTTATACACACGTATCTGTTGTAGGAGTGACTACAAAGAACGCTCCCAATAGTCTCACAACACTGCTACCTAACACAGCCCTTGAGTGGGATTCGGCGCTATGGACTTTAGTAAACTATGGCGAGACCACAACCACGCTATTACCAGAGTCAGGCTTCCCAATACAGTTACCCACAGCATTTTTTCTCCAGTTATTCGACAGTGGCACCATTAAAATCCATAAC
The genomic region above belongs to Nostoc sp. ATCC 53789 and contains:
- the mobC gene encoding plasmid mobilization relaxosome protein MobC; translated protein: MQPDPRTNLSNQLADTLTNRSVAPDEKREVTITFRASYAEKARLEQRCSGVVQSDYIRARLFDYPLPHPKLVIPELNRQAIYELKKIGNNLNQQARAINEAVKIGSQPLTTEVKSYLKTLEELTALLEQTRQSLTQSTVEVQRNDYQS